The following proteins come from a genomic window of Kitasatospora sp. NBC_01246:
- the atpB gene encoding F0F1 ATP synthase subunit A — MSAELTSSLASGSCHFGDAGCGFPAPGLNEFDFKPIFSIGSFEFNKPMLLSMIVAVLVVVFFWAAFAKPRLVPGKLQLVGEIGYDFVKRSIVLETIGKKGEKFVPMLVSMFFFVWLMNIMSVIPFAQFPVTAAIAFPAGLAGVVWITYMTLTFKKHGFVGGLKNLCWPSGIPGWVMFILVPIEFFSNIFVRPFTLAVRAFANMFAGHLLIVMFSIASWYLLSPTLGALYGSASFIVAIGLTAFELLVQFLQAYIFVMLASSYIAGALEEAH, encoded by the coding sequence GTGAGTGCTGAACTCACGTCTTCGCTCGCCTCAGGCAGTTGCCACTTCGGGGACGCTGGCTGCGGCTTCCCGGCCCCCGGCCTGAACGAGTTCGACTTCAAGCCGATCTTCTCGATCGGCAGCTTCGAATTCAACAAGCCGATGCTGCTGTCGATGATCGTCGCAGTGCTGGTGGTCGTCTTCTTCTGGGCCGCGTTCGCCAAGCCGCGCCTGGTGCCCGGCAAGCTGCAGCTGGTCGGTGAGATCGGCTACGACTTCGTCAAGCGGTCCATCGTGCTGGAGACGATCGGCAAGAAGGGCGAGAAGTTCGTCCCGATGCTCGTCTCGATGTTCTTCTTCGTCTGGCTGATGAACATCATGTCGGTCATCCCGTTCGCCCAGTTCCCGGTGACGGCGGCCATCGCCTTCCCGGCGGGTCTGGCGGGGGTCGTGTGGATCACCTACATGACCCTGACCTTCAAGAAGCACGGCTTCGTCGGCGGTCTGAAGAACCTCTGCTGGCCCTCGGGCATCCCCGGCTGGGTCATGTTCATCCTGGTGCCGATCGAGTTCTTCTCGAACATCTTCGTGCGCCCGTTCACGCTCGCGGTCCGAGCCTTCGCGAACATGTTCGCCGGCCACCTGCTGATCGTGATGTTCTCCATCGCCTCCTGGTACCTGCTCAGCCCGACCCTGGGCGCGCTCTACGGCTCGGCGTCGTTCATCGTCGCCATCGGCCTGACCGCCTTCGAGCTGCTGGTCCAGTTCCTGCAGGCCTACATCTTCGTGATGCTGGCCAGCAGCTACATCGCCGGTGCCCTCGAAGAGGCGCACTGA
- the atpE gene encoding ATP synthase F0 subunit C has product MSMLAEGVVGSIASVGYGLAAIGPGIGVGLIFGNGVQAMARQPEAAGLIRSNMFIGFALTEALALIGIVMPFVFGTGK; this is encoded by the coding sequence ATGAGCATGCTCGCTGAGGGCGTCGTCGGTTCCATCGCCTCCGTCGGCTACGGTCTCGCGGCCATCGGCCCCGGCATCGGCGTTGGTCTCATCTTCGGTAACGGTGTCCAGGCCATGGCCCGTCAGCCCGAGGCTGCCGGCCTGATCCGTTCCAACATGTTCATCGGCTTCGCGCTGACCGAGGCGCTCGCCCTGATCGGCATCGTCATGCCGTTCGTCTTCGGCACCGGCAAGTAA
- a CDS encoding F0F1 ATP synthase subunit B — MSIAASLAAEEQMNPLLPAWPEIIIGLLCFFIVFGLLGKKLLPSIEKVLSERRDAIEGGMERAEAAQAEAQALLEQYRAELAEARHEAARIVEQAREQGAAQLTEMREEGQRQREAIVAAGHAQIEADKKQATTALRQDVGSLASQLASRIVGESLEDHTRQSGVIDRFLDELEAKATVAPGAAK, encoded by the coding sequence ATGAGCATCGCGGCTTCGCTCGCGGCCGAGGAGCAGATGAATCCGCTCCTCCCCGCGTGGCCCGAGATCATCATCGGCCTGCTCTGCTTCTTCATCGTCTTCGGGCTGCTCGGCAAGAAGCTCCTCCCCAGCATCGAGAAGGTGCTGTCGGAGCGTCGGGACGCCATCGAGGGCGGCATGGAGCGCGCCGAGGCCGCTCAGGCCGAGGCCCAGGCCCTGCTTGAGCAGTACCGCGCCGAGCTCGCCGAGGCGCGTCACGAGGCTGCCCGCATCGTCGAGCAGGCTCGCGAGCAGGGCGCTGCCCAGCTCACCGAGATGCGCGAGGAGGGCCAGCGCCAGCGCGAGGCCATCGTCGCCGCCGGCCACGCGCAGATCGAGGCCGACAAGAAGCAGGCGACCACCGCCCTGCGCCAGGACGTGGGTTCGCTCGCTTCGCAGCTGGCCTCCCGCATCGTGGGCGAGTCCCTTGAGGACCACACGCGGCAGAGCGGCGTGATCGACCGGTTCCTGGACGAGCTGGAGGCCAAGGCCACCGTTGCTCCGGGTGCGGCCAAGTGA
- a CDS encoding F0F1 ATP synthase subunit delta, protein MIGASREALAAGRQNLEALTDSTSVDAVKVAEELTAVTVLLDREVSLRRVLTDPSRSGQDKAQLVSSLLTGQVSGETIDLVSGLVRSRWSGSRDLVDSVEELAAYAEVIAADKAGVLDDVEDELFRFGRVVNGSTELRSALTEPKAGAVAKAELIKKLLGGRANAGTVRLVTALVNNPRGRSLEQGLESYSRLAAARRGRVVALVTTAVPLSDSQKDRLEGALGRLYSRRVHLNIDVDPEVVGGVRVQIGDEIIDGTVSSRLEGARQSLEG, encoded by the coding sequence GTGATCGGCGCTAGCCGCGAGGCCCTCGCCGCCGGGCGGCAGAACCTCGAAGCCCTGACCGACTCCACCTCGGTGGACGCGGTCAAGGTCGCCGAGGAGCTCACCGCCGTCACGGTCCTCCTGGACCGTGAGGTGTCGCTGCGCCGCGTCCTGACCGACCCGTCCCGGTCCGGCCAGGACAAGGCCCAGCTGGTCTCCTCGCTGCTGACCGGGCAGGTCTCCGGCGAGACCATCGACCTGGTCTCCGGCCTGGTCCGCTCCCGCTGGTCGGGGTCGCGCGACCTGGTCGACTCGGTCGAGGAGCTGGCCGCGTACGCCGAGGTCATCGCCGCCGACAAGGCCGGTGTCCTGGACGACGTCGAGGACGAGCTGTTCCGGTTCGGCCGGGTGGTGAACGGCTCCACCGAGCTGCGCTCCGCGCTGACCGAGCCCAAGGCCGGCGCCGTCGCCAAGGCCGAGCTGATCAAGAAGCTGCTCGGTGGCCGCGCCAACGCGGGCACCGTCCGGCTGGTCACCGCCCTGGTGAACAACCCGCGTGGCCGTAGCCTGGAGCAGGGCCTCGAGTCCTACTCGAGGCTCGCCGCCGCACGGCGCGGGCGCGTGGTGGCCCTGGTCACCACCGCGGTGCCGCTGTCCGACAGCCAGAAGGATCGCCTGGAAGGCGCTCTCGGCCGGCTGTACAGCCGCCGGGTCCACCTGAACATCGACGTCGACCCCGAGGTCGTCGGCGGTGTCCGGGTCCAGATCGGCGACGAGATCATCGACGGCACCGTGTCGAGCCGCCTCGAAGGCGCTCGCCAGTCGCTCGAAGGCTGA
- the atpA gene encoding F0F1 ATP synthase subunit alpha: MAELTIRPEEIRDALADFVQSYQPDAASREEVGTVTDAADGIAHVEGLPSVMANELLKFEDGTLGLALNLDTREIGVVILGEFGGIEEGQTVRRTGEVLSVPVGDGYLGRVVDPLGNAIDGLGDIASTGRRALELQAPGVMVRKSVHEPMQTGIKAIDAMTPIGRGQRQLIIGDRQTGKTAVAIDTIINQRDNWRSGDPKKQVRCIYVAVGQKGSTIASVRGALEEAGALEYTTIVAAPASDPAGFKYLAPYTGSAIGQEWMYDGKHVLIIFDDLSKQAEAYRSVSLLLRRPPGREAYPGDVFYLHSRLLERCAKLSDELGAGSMTGLPIIETKANDVSAYIPTNVISITDGQCFLESDLFNAGIRPAVNVGISVSRVGGSAQIKAMKSVAGRLRLDLAQYRELEAFAGFGSDLDAASKAQLERGARMVELLKQGQYQPFPVEEQVVSIWAGTTGKLDDVPVAEIRRFEREFLDHLRLQHKNLLAGIVETSKLEDGTIDALTSAIEAFKQGYTTADGKLLSEQA; this comes from the coding sequence ATGGCGGAGCTTACGATCCGTCCGGAGGAAATCCGGGACGCGCTGGCCGACTTTGTCCAGTCGTACCAGCCGGACGCCGCCTCGCGTGAAGAGGTCGGCACGGTCACTGACGCGGCGGACGGCATCGCCCATGTCGAGGGTCTGCCCTCGGTCATGGCGAACGAGCTGCTGAAGTTCGAGGACGGCACGCTCGGCCTCGCGCTGAACCTCGACACCCGTGAGATCGGTGTCGTCATCCTCGGTGAGTTCGGCGGCATCGAGGAGGGCCAGACGGTGCGCCGCACCGGCGAGGTCCTCTCCGTGCCGGTCGGCGACGGCTACCTCGGCCGCGTCGTGGACCCGCTGGGCAACGCGATCGACGGTCTGGGCGACATCGCCTCCACCGGCCGTCGCGCCCTGGAGCTGCAGGCCCCCGGCGTCATGGTCCGCAAGTCGGTCCACGAGCCGATGCAGACCGGTATCAAGGCCATCGACGCGATGACCCCGATCGGCCGCGGCCAGCGTCAGCTGATCATCGGCGACCGCCAGACCGGCAAGACCGCGGTGGCGATCGACACGATCATCAACCAGCGCGACAACTGGCGCTCGGGCGACCCGAAGAAGCAGGTCCGCTGCATCTACGTCGCCGTGGGCCAGAAGGGCTCCACCATCGCGTCCGTGCGTGGCGCCCTGGAGGAGGCCGGCGCGCTGGAGTACACCACGATCGTGGCTGCTCCCGCCTCCGACCCGGCCGGCTTCAAGTACCTCGCCCCGTACACCGGTTCGGCCATCGGCCAGGAGTGGATGTACGACGGCAAGCACGTCCTCATCATCTTCGACGACCTGTCGAAGCAGGCCGAGGCGTACCGCTCCGTGTCGCTGCTGCTCCGTCGTCCGCCGGGCCGCGAGGCCTACCCGGGTGACGTCTTCTACCTGCACTCCCGCCTGCTGGAGCGCTGCGCGAAGCTCTCCGACGAGCTGGGCGCCGGCTCGATGACCGGTCTGCCGATCATCGAGACCAAGGCCAACGACGTCTCGGCGTACATCCCGACCAACGTCATCTCGATCACCGACGGCCAGTGCTTCCTGGAGTCCGACCTGTTCAACGCCGGCATCCGCCCGGCCGTGAACGTCGGTATCTCGGTCTCCCGCGTCGGTGGTTCGGCCCAGATCAAGGCCATGAAGTCGGTCGCCGGCCGTCTGCGTCTGGACCTCGCCCAGTACCGTGAGCTGGAGGCCTTCGCCGGCTTCGGTTCCGACCTGGACGCGGCCTCCAAGGCCCAGCTGGAGCGCGGTGCGCGCATGGTCGAGCTGCTCAAGCAGGGCCAGTACCAGCCGTTCCCGGTCGAGGAGCAGGTCGTCTCCATCTGGGCCGGCACCACCGGCAAGCTGGACGACGTCCCGGTCGCGGAGATCCGCCGCTTCGAGCGCGAGTTCCTGGACCACCTGCGCCTTCAGCACAAGAACCTGCTGGCCGGCATCGTCGAGACCTCCAAGCTGGAGGACGGCACCATCGACGCGCTGACCTCCGCGATCGAGGCCTTCAAGCAGGGCTACACCACGGCTGACGGCAAGCTGCTCTCCGAGCAGGCCTGA
- a CDS encoding F0F1 ATP synthase subunit gamma, which translates to MGAQLRVYKRRIRSVTATKKITKAMEMISAARIGKAQRAVAASTPYADELTRAVTAVATRSNAKHPLTSENPAATRAAVLLITADRGLAGGYSSNAIKASLVLAERLRGEGKDVVTYVVGRKGVSYYSFRDLAVAESWTGFSDKPTYGDAKAVSAALISAFTAETDGVDEVHVISTRFESMLTQTAVDARLLPLKLDEVELSDESKATHEIFPLYDFEPSAEGVLDALLPRYVESRIYNALLQSAASEHAARRRAMKSATDNAGELIKSLTRLANSARQAEITQEISEIVGGANALADASRGSE; encoded by the coding sequence ATGGGAGCACAGCTTCGGGTCTACAAGCGCCGGATCCGCTCTGTCACCGCGACGAAGAAGATCACCAAGGCGATGGAGATGATCTCCGCGGCGCGCATCGGTAAGGCGCAGCGCGCGGTGGCCGCCTCCACTCCGTACGCCGATGAACTCACCCGGGCGGTGACGGCGGTGGCCACCCGGTCCAACGCCAAGCACCCGCTCACCAGCGAGAACCCGGCCGCCACGCGCGCCGCGGTACTGCTGATCACGGCGGACCGCGGTCTGGCGGGCGGCTACTCGTCCAACGCCATCAAGGCCTCGCTGGTGCTCGCCGAGCGCCTGCGCGGCGAGGGCAAGGACGTGGTGACGTACGTCGTCGGCCGCAAGGGCGTCTCGTACTACAGCTTCCGTGACCTCGCGGTCGCGGAGTCGTGGACGGGCTTCTCGGACAAGCCGACGTACGGCGACGCCAAGGCGGTCTCGGCCGCTCTGATCTCGGCCTTCACGGCCGAGACGGACGGTGTCGACGAGGTCCACGTGATCTCGACGCGGTTCGAGTCCATGCTGACCCAGACCGCGGTGGACGCCCGGCTGCTGCCGCTGAAGCTCGACGAGGTCGAGCTCAGCGACGAGTCGAAGGCCACGCACGAGATCTTCCCGCTGTACGACTTCGAGCCGTCGGCGGAGGGCGTCCTCGACGCACTGCTGCCGCGGTACGTCGAGAGCCGGATCTACAACGCGCTGCTGCAGTCCGCCGCATCGGAGCACGCCGCTCGCCGGCGCGCGATGAAGAGCGCGACGGACAACGCCGGAGAGCTCATCAAGTCGCTTACGCGGCTTGCCAACTCGGCCCGTCAGGCCGAGATCACCCAGGAAATCAGCGAGATCGTCGGCGGTGCCAACGCCCTCGCCGACGCTAGCCGCGGGAGCGAATGA
- the atpD gene encoding F0F1 ATP synthase subunit beta, which translates to MTTTVEPTTATGRVARVIGPVVDVEFPVDAIPEMFNALHVEVDNPDGSGKKVLTLEVAQHLGDGMVRGISMQPTDGLVRGAQVSDTGSAISVPVGQITKGKVFNALGEVLNVDKAEFEAEVKVRWPIHRKAPAFKDLESKTEMFETGIKVIDLLTPYVTGGKIGLFGGAGVGKTVLIQEMIYRVAENFGGVSVFAGVGERTREGNDLIHEMVDSGVLDKTALVFGQMDEPPGTRLRVALSALTMAEYFRDVEKQDVLLFIDNIFRFTQAGSEVSTLLGRMPSAVGYQPNLADEMGLLQERITSTRGHSITSMQAIYVPADDLTDPAPATTFAHLDATTVLSRPISEKGIYPAVDPLDSTSRILDPRYIAQTHYETAIRIKGILQKYKDLQDIIAILGMDELSEEDKITVHRARRIERFLSQNTYVAKQFTGVDGSTVPLSETIEAFNAIADGKYDSVPEQAFFMCGGIEDLEKNAAELAKK; encoded by the coding sequence ATGACCACCACTGTTGAGCCGACCACGGCGACGGGCCGCGTCGCGCGGGTCATCGGCCCGGTCGTCGACGTGGAGTTCCCCGTCGACGCGATTCCGGAGATGTTCAACGCCCTGCACGTCGAGGTGGACAACCCCGACGGCTCGGGCAAGAAGGTCCTGACCCTTGAGGTCGCGCAGCACCTCGGCGACGGCATGGTCCGCGGCATCTCGATGCAGCCGACCGACGGCCTGGTCCGTGGCGCGCAGGTCTCCGACACCGGCTCCGCCATCTCGGTGCCGGTCGGCCAGATCACCAAGGGCAAGGTCTTCAACGCCCTCGGTGAGGTGCTGAACGTCGACAAGGCCGAGTTCGAGGCCGAGGTCAAGGTCCGCTGGCCGATCCACCGCAAGGCGCCGGCCTTCAAGGACCTCGAGTCCAAGACCGAGATGTTCGAGACCGGCATCAAGGTCATCGACCTGCTCACCCCGTACGTCACCGGTGGCAAGATCGGTCTGTTCGGTGGTGCCGGTGTCGGCAAGACCGTTCTGATCCAGGAGATGATCTACCGCGTCGCCGAGAACTTCGGTGGTGTGTCGGTCTTCGCCGGCGTCGGCGAGCGCACTCGTGAGGGCAACGACCTCATCCACGAGATGGTGGACTCGGGCGTTCTGGACAAGACCGCGCTGGTCTTCGGCCAGATGGACGAGCCGCCGGGCACCCGTCTTCGCGTCGCGCTCTCCGCGCTGACCATGGCGGAGTACTTCCGTGACGTCGAGAAGCAGGACGTGCTCCTCTTCATCGACAACATCTTCCGGTTCACCCAGGCCGGTTCCGAGGTGTCGACCCTGCTCGGCCGGATGCCCTCCGCGGTGGGTTACCAGCCGAACCTGGCCGACGAGATGGGCCTCCTCCAGGAGCGCATCACCTCGACCCGCGGTCACTCGATCACCTCGATGCAGGCGATCTACGTCCCCGCGGACGACCTGACCGACCCGGCCCCGGCCACCACCTTCGCCCACCTGGACGCGACGACCGTTCTGTCGCGCCCGATCTCGGAGAAGGGCATCTACCCGGCCGTCGACCCGCTGGACTCCACGTCCCGCATCCTCGACCCGCGGTACATCGCGCAGACCCACTACGAGACGGCCATCCGTATCAAGGGGATCCTGCAGAAGTACAAGGACCTCCAGGACATCATCGCCATCCTCGGTATGGACGAGCTGTCGGAGGAGGACAAGATCACGGTCCACCGTGCCCGTCGCATCGAGCGCTTCCTCTCGCAGAACACCTACGTGGCGAAGCAGTTCACCGGCGTCGACGGTTCGACCGTGCCGCTGTCGGAGACCATCGAGGCCTTCAACGCGATCGCGGACGGCAAGTACGACTCCGTCCCCGAGCAGGCCTTCTTCATGTGCGGTGGCATCGAGGACCTCGAGAAGAACGCCGCCGAGCTCGCGAAGAAGTAG
- a CDS encoding F0F1 ATP synthase subunit epsilon: MAELHVELVAADRKVWSGAATIVVARTASGDTGIMPGHTPVLSVLETGPVTIRTVDGGTVIAAVHGGFISFADNKLSLLAEIAELADEIDVARAERALEKAQSDLDEHAERRAEVRLFAARGLKAHA; the protein is encoded by the coding sequence TTGGCTGAGCTGCACGTCGAGCTGGTCGCAGCCGACCGCAAGGTGTGGTCCGGTGCGGCCACCATCGTCGTCGCCCGTACGGCCTCCGGTGACACCGGCATCATGCCGGGGCACACCCCGGTGCTGAGCGTGCTGGAGACCGGTCCGGTCACCATCCGCACCGTGGACGGCGGCACCGTGATCGCCGCTGTGCACGGCGGCTTCATCTCCTTCGCCGACAACAAGCTGTCTCTGCTCGCGGAGATCGCCGAGCTGGCGGACGAGATCGACGTCGCGCGCGCCGAGCGTGCACTGGAGAAGGCACAGTCGGACCTGGACGAGCACGCCGAGCGACGCGCCGAGGTGCGTCTGTTCGCGGCGCGCGGTCTCAAGGCCCACGCCTGA
- a CDS encoding DUF2550 domain-containing protein, translating into MVLALVVCAAVVALGVIGLVAFAVRRRVIQRVGGTFDCSYRLKMPADASTQPDLDENGKPTSAPVPQTDGKGWVFGIGRYSGDSIEWFRVFSYAPRPRRVLPRREIEVLGRRYPEGQEELALLSGSVVLRCLHNGAPLELAMSDDALTGFLAWLEAAPPGQRVNVA; encoded by the coding sequence ATGGTCCTCGCCCTTGTGGTGTGCGCGGCGGTCGTTGCGCTGGGCGTGATCGGCCTGGTGGCATTCGCGGTACGGCGCCGTGTGATCCAGCGGGTCGGCGGAACGTTCGATTGCAGTTACCGGCTCAAAATGCCCGCCGACGCCTCGACGCAGCCCGACCTCGACGAGAACGGCAAACCCACCTCGGCCCCGGTCCCCCAGACCGATGGCAAGGGGTGGGTTTTTGGTATCGGGCGCTACAGCGGTGACTCGATCGAGTGGTTCCGGGTCTTCTCGTACGCCCCGCGCCCGCGCCGGGTGCTCCCCCGCCGGGAGATCGAGGTGCTCGGCCGGCGCTACCCCGAGGGCCAGGAGGAGCTGGCGCTGCTCTCCGGCTCGGTCGTGCTCCGCTGCCTGCACAACGGCGCCCCGCTGGAGCTGGCGATGAGCGACGACGCCCTGACCGGCTTCCTCGCCTGGCTCGAAGCCGCCCCGCCCGGGCAGAGGGTGAATGTCGCGTAG
- a CDS encoding cob(I)yrinic acid a,c-diamide adenosyltransferase, with the protein MVNLTRIYTRTGDDGTTALGDMSRTTKTDPRLIAYADTNEANAAIGVAIAAGGLAEDVTAVLVRVQNDLFDVGADLATPVVEDPKYPPLRVLQSYIDKLESDCDHYLESLEKLRSFILPGGTVGAAHLHLACTVVRRAERATWAAIEEHGDTVNPLTAKYLNRLSDLLFILARAANKERGDVLWVPGENR; encoded by the coding sequence ATGGTCAATCTGACGCGCATCTACACCCGTACCGGCGACGACGGCACCACCGCGCTCGGTGACATGAGCCGCACGACCAAGACCGACCCGCGCCTGATCGCGTACGCCGACACCAACGAGGCCAACGCCGCGATCGGCGTGGCGATCGCCGCCGGAGGCCTCGCCGAGGACGTCACCGCGGTGCTCGTCCGGGTGCAGAACGACCTCTTCGACGTCGGCGCGGACCTGGCCACCCCGGTGGTGGAGGACCCGAAGTACCCGCCGCTGCGGGTGCTGCAGTCCTACATCGACAAGCTGGAGTCGGACTGCGACCACTACCTGGAGTCGCTGGAGAAGCTGCGCAGCTTCATCCTCCCCGGCGGCACCGTCGGCGCGGCCCACCTGCACCTGGCCTGCACGGTGGTGCGGCGGGCCGAGCGGGCCACCTGGGCGGCGATCGAGGAGCACGGGGACACCGTGAACCCGCTGACCGCCAAGTACCTCAACCGGCTGTCCGACCTGCTGTTCATCCTGGCCCGGGCGGCCAACAAGGAGCGTGGCGACGTGCTCTGGGTGCCGGGCGAGAACCGCTGA